A region from the bacterium genome encodes:
- a CDS encoding glutamate synthase subunit beta, with protein MAKTTGFIEYQRCEPGKRDKAERIHDFLEFELPLPAEQLIQQAARCMDCGVPHCHAFGCPLLNRIPDWNEMVYRGKWRRALQLLHSTNNFPEFTGRICPAPCEAACTLMILQEPVTIRHIERQIVERGWQEGWITPQPSAIKTGKRVAVVGSGPAGLAAAQQLVRKGHEVIVFERDDRVGGILRYGIPDFKLEKGVIDRRLEQMKAEGVIFETNVNAGEDLSVRYMQRSFDAVVLTMGATTPRDLPIPGREWSGIHFAMDFLKGQNRQLKGVAESTICARDKRVVVLGGGDTGSDCGGTSIRQGARQVIQVELLPKPPQHRSVDNPWPTWPNILRTSSSQEEGCERWWSVATKEFVGENGRVAGLKVVDLQWRGRACTEVKGSERLLEADLVLLALGFVHVEHGPLVREAGLCLDQQGNITVDENAMTCVPGIFAAGDAVQGASLVVRAMHQGRRAAEGVEKFLSM; from the coding sequence ATGGCTAAGACCACCGGCTTTATCGAATATCAGCGCTGCGAACCGGGCAAGCGCGACAAAGCGGAACGGATTCACGACTTTCTCGAGTTCGAACTGCCGCTGCCGGCTGAGCAGCTTATTCAGCAGGCGGCGCGATGCATGGATTGCGGGGTGCCTCATTGTCATGCGTTCGGCTGCCCTCTGTTGAATCGTATTCCGGATTGGAATGAGATGGTCTATCGCGGCAAGTGGCGTCGGGCCCTGCAGCTGCTGCACAGCACGAACAACTTTCCAGAGTTCACCGGCCGAATTTGCCCTGCGCCCTGTGAGGCGGCGTGTACATTGATGATTCTGCAGGAACCGGTAACCATTCGTCACATCGAACGGCAGATCGTTGAGCGCGGCTGGCAGGAGGGGTGGATCACGCCGCAGCCGTCGGCAATCAAGACCGGCAAACGCGTGGCAGTGGTGGGTTCTGGTCCGGCCGGACTGGCGGCCGCTCAGCAGCTGGTGCGCAAAGGACATGAAGTGATCGTCTTTGAACGGGACGATCGCGTCGGCGGCATTCTGCGCTACGGGATTCCGGATTTTAAATTGGAGAAGGGCGTCATCGATCGGCGGCTGGAGCAGATGAAAGCGGAAGGCGTGATCTTTGAGACCAACGTGAACGCCGGGGAGGATCTTTCCGTGCGCTATATGCAACGTTCTTTTGACGCCGTAGTCCTGACCATGGGCGCCACCACACCGCGTGATCTGCCGATCCCCGGTCGCGAATGGAGTGGCATTCATTTCGCCATGGATTTTCTCAAAGGACAGAATCGGCAATTGAAGGGCGTCGCAGAATCGACGATTTGCGCCAGAGACAAGCGCGTGGTGGTGCTCGGCGGTGGAGACACCGGCTCGGATTGCGGGGGCACCAGCATTCGTCAGGGCGCGCGCCAAGTGATCCAGGTGGAACTGCTGCCCAAACCACCGCAGCATCGGAGCGTGGACAATCCCTGGCCCACTTGGCCCAATATTTTACGTACCTCCAGTTCCCAGGAAGAGGGGTGCGAACGATGGTGGAGCGTGGCCACCAAAGAGTTTGTCGGGGAGAACGGCCGTGTAGCCGGATTAAAAGTGGTTGACCTGCAATGGCGCGGCCGTGCGTGCACGGAAGTGAAAGGATCCGAACGATTGTTGGAAGCGGATCTGGTGCTGCTGGCTTTGGGGTTCGTGCATGTCGAACACGGGCCCCTGGTGCGAGAGGCCGGCCTGTGTCTTGATCAACAGGGCAACATCACGGTCGATGAGAATGCTATGACCTGCGTGCCCGGGATTTTTGCCGCGGGCGATGCGGTGCAGGGCGCTTCGCTGGTGGTGCGCGCCATGCATCAGGGCCGTAGGGCGGCGGA